From bacterium, one genomic window encodes:
- the rpsR gene encoding 30S ribosomal protein S18, whose translation MKKKIKKKTPWIKVKRKTCLFCQEKIKEISWLDYEIIRKELSERGKILSRRITKTCAKHQRMMTRAIKQARQLGLLSYTSK comes from the coding sequence ATGAAGAAAAAGATAAAGAAAAAGACGCCGTGGATAAAGGTAAAGAGAAAAACCTGCCTCTTTTGTCAGGAAAAAATAAAAGAAATATCCTGGCTTGATTATGAAATTATTAGAAAGGAGCTTTCAGAGAGGGGAAAAATTCTATCAAGAAGGATTACAAAAACCTGTGCTAAACACCAAAGAATGATGACAAGGGCAATTAAGCAAGCAAGGCAACTTGGCCTTCTTTCCTATACATCAAAATGA